Below is a genomic region from Catenuloplanes atrovinosus.
TGTGCTCAACATGATCAACAATGCGATGAACGTGACCCCGCCGGACTTCCCCGCCGCGGGCTGGGGCGACGCCCCGGCCGGTGGCCGGGTGGCGGGCTGAGGACGAGTGAGGAATGCTGCCGCGGTGCACCGTACGCCGGAGGGGAGGGACGCCGTCATGAACGCACCCGTCTGCGACGACGGGCGCATGCGTACCCTCGTCGGCTTCCTGGCCCTGGACCGGCTCGCCGACGCCGAGCGTGACGGGGTCCTCGCGCATCTGGAGACGTGCGAGGCGTGCCGGGCCGAGCGGGACGAGGTCGAGCGCATCGTCGCGATCCTGGGCCGGTTGAGCCCGGACGACGTGCGCGACCTGATCACCGAGTTCGGCCCCGGCCCGGCCGCCGCGGCCCGGGCCCCGCTCCCCGGCGACGAGCTGTTCGGCGCGCCCGGCGCCCCGCGTCCCGCGCTGGTCGCCGCGCCGCCGCGCACCCCGCCGCTCGCGCTGCCGGCCGCGCCCGTCCCGCCCGCCGCGCGCCCGGTCGTGCCGGCCGCCCGCGCGGTCCCGGAGAGCCGGCCCGCGATCGCCGCGCCGCCGCGGATCGGGGTCGGCGAGGGCTACCTGCCGCCGCGCCCGGCCACCGGCCCGCTGGCCCGCGGCCCGCACTCGCACCGCCGCGCCCGCCGCACCCGGCTGCGCGCCGCGGTCGGGCTGTCCGGCGCGCTGGTGGTGGCGCTCGGCGCGGTGCTGGTGATCCGGCCGTGGGGCACCGCGGACGAGCTCGGCCCGATCGCCGCGGTGGCGGCCACCGCGGACGACGCCAGCGGCATGGGCATGAACGCGGTCATCTATCAGGAGGACGGCCAGGCCAGCGTCCGGCTGACCGCGGACGGACTGGCGCCGGACACCCGATACCAGCTATACGTGGTCACCGGTGACGGCGAGGAGCTGCTGCTGGGCCAGCTCAGCGGAGAGGCCGGTGGCGGTACGTACACGGGGGACATCGCCGTACCCGTGGATGATCTGTGGTATTTCACCGTCCGTCAGGTCGACGGCTCGGTCATGATCTCGGCGAACGTGGTCATGGGTTCACCGGGGCCGAGCGAGGGGGCGGGGAAGTGAGCGCAGCGTCCCGGGCCGAGCCACGATTCCAGCAGGTCAGCATAGCCAGTGAGGTCAGGGAACCGATGAGCCGCACCTCCCCGCTCCGAGATTCATCGGGAAATCACTCGCGCAATGTGAACTTGAGCGCTCAACCGCTCGTTATCACTCCCATGGATGCGGCCACTGGGAACACCGTGCCCGGCGAGTCGACGCCTCTGCCCACTCACGACGATGCGCTGAGGCTCGCGTACGAGACTCACGGGCCGATCCTGCTCAACTACCTCCTGCGCCTGACCATGGGAAATCGCGGCATGGCCGAGGACATCCTGCAGGAGACCCTGATGCGCGCCTGGAACCATCCGGAGGCGCGCACCGAGGACGGGCAGTGGAGCCGGGGCTGGCTGTTCACCGTGGCCCGGCGGATCGCCATCGACCACATCCGGGCCGCCCAGGGACGCACCACCGAGCAACTGGACGAGCGGATCGAGGCGCGGCACACCGCGACCGACGACATCGATCGGATGATCAACACGCGCGAGGTGCGCAACGCCGTGGCCCGGCTGCCGGAGCGGCTGCGCAGCGCGCTGATCGAGATCTACTTCCAGGAGCACTCGGTGGCCGAGGCCGCGCAGAACCTCTCCGTCCCGGAGGGGACCGTCAAGTCCCGCACGTTCTACGCGCTCCGCGCGTTGCACGA
It encodes:
- a CDS encoding sigma-70 family RNA polymerase sigma factor, producing MDAATGNTVPGESTPLPTHDDALRLAYETHGPILLNYLLRLTMGNRGMAEDILQETLMRAWNHPEARTEDGQWSRGWLFTVARRIAIDHIRAAQGRTTEQLDERIEARHTATDDIDRMINTREVRNAVARLPERLRSALIEIYFQEHSVAEAAQNLSVPEGTVKSRTFYALRALHEDLTARGFHL
- a CDS encoding zf-HC2 domain-containing protein, translating into MNAPVCDDGRMRTLVGFLALDRLADAERDGVLAHLETCEACRAERDEVERIVAILGRLSPDDVRDLITEFGPGPAAAARAPLPGDELFGAPGAPRPALVAAPPRTPPLALPAAPVPPAARPVVPAARAVPESRPAIAAPPRIGVGEGYLPPRPATGPLARGPHSHRRARRTRLRAAVGLSGALVVALGAVLVIRPWGTADELGPIAAVAATADDASGMGMNAVIYQEDGQASVRLTADGLAPDTRYQLYVVTGDGEELLLGQLSGEAGGGTYTGDIAVPVDDLWYFTVRQVDGSVMISANVVMGSPGPSEGAGK